Proteins from a genomic interval of Synergistaceae bacterium:
- a CDS encoding purine-nucleoside phosphorylase gives MTAYNYEDAREALNYLMRFVKEIPETAIISGSGLGDIADSIDNKIIIDVKDVPNWPRSTAPGHSGKIILGQVSGKNIIMLQGRVHCYEGYSMKAVTFPTRVLGMMGVKNFIASNASGAINKDFKPGEIIAVRDHINFMGTNPLIGPDEPRWNARFPDMTHAYYPGFLETLKNFGLRTGVYAAFMGPSFETPAEIKMAGILGADLAGMSTVPEVLAANSMEMRVCTLSCVANMAAGIEPDKILTEAEVLTKMKESASHLAEIIVKLVKTL, from the coding sequence ATGACTGCTTACAACTATGAAGACGCACGGGAAGCATTAAATTATCTCATGCGATTCGTTAAAGAAATTCCGGAGACTGCAATAATATCAGGTTCGGGACTCGGAGACATAGCAGACTCAATTGACAATAAAATTATAATCGACGTTAAAGACGTTCCAAACTGGCCGCGCTCAACTGCACCGGGACACAGCGGAAAAATTATTCTTGGCCAAGTCAGCGGAAAAAATATTATCATGCTACAAGGCCGTGTGCATTGTTACGAGGGTTACTCGATGAAGGCCGTAACTTTTCCGACTCGCGTTCTCGGCATGATGGGCGTAAAAAATTTCATCGCGTCAAATGCCTCTGGAGCAATCAACAAAGATTTCAAACCTGGTGAAATTATCGCAGTCAGAGATCATATAAATTTTATGGGCACTAATCCATTAATCGGACCTGACGAACCGCGATGGAATGCAAGATTCCCCGACATGACTCACGCTTATTATCCCGGATTTCTTGAGACGTTAAAAAATTTTGGCCTTCGTACAGGTGTCTACGCTGCATTTATGGGGCCGTCGTTCGAGACTCCAGCAGAAATAAAAATGGCCGGCATTCTTGGAGCTGATTTAGCTGGAATGTCAACAGTTCCGGAAGTCCTAGCAGCTAATTCTATGGAAATGAGAGTCTGCACTCTTTCATGTGTTGCAAATATGGCCGCAGGTATAGAGCCTGATAAAATTTTGACTGAAGCCGAAGTATTAACAAAGATGAAAGAATCTGCTTCACACCTTGCAGAAATTATTGTTAAG